A part of Mycolicibacterium sp. TUM20985 genomic DNA contains:
- a CDS encoding site-specific integrase — translation MAGNTPRGIRKRLSAAGEPRYQVRYLVRDPDAPSGWVETSATFPTLREAKAFKSDRDNEAALGARRFDPRLGRTPLCRVWSQFSDSKKPAVSPKTWSGYTQHWELRIAPRFGHVPVDEITRGDVQAFVDALTVGPWAKVSTLRLLRSILDVAHQDGRIHRNPAIGVSAGRIPERERHRYLTAQEVHTLAAACGDQGDIVVVLAYTGLRWSELVGLRVKDVDLVARRIYVRRAAPEVEGRIVIGPPKTRSGIRTVPLPQVVVDALTRRISGRAPDEPAVTSPNGAMLRSNNWRRHTHWNKALKKTHLAPLTIHELRHTYASLARKSGADLRYVQKTMGHSTPTVTANIYSDLYADELDHVATNLDQLHANEVHTPTTGQEPDESNQQPSA, via the coding sequence ATGGCCGGTAACACGCCACGTGGCATCCGAAAGCGGCTCAGCGCGGCGGGAGAGCCTCGCTACCAAGTCCGGTACCTGGTCCGTGATCCGGACGCCCCATCTGGCTGGGTCGAAACGTCGGCCACGTTCCCGACCCTGCGCGAGGCGAAGGCGTTCAAATCCGACCGTGACAATGAAGCCGCTCTCGGCGCGCGTCGATTCGATCCTCGCCTTGGCCGCACACCGCTGTGCCGGGTCTGGTCGCAGTTCTCCGACTCCAAAAAACCGGCAGTGTCGCCGAAGACGTGGAGCGGATACACCCAGCACTGGGAGCTGCGCATCGCGCCGCGCTTCGGCCATGTGCCGGTCGACGAGATCACCCGCGGCGACGTCCAGGCGTTCGTCGATGCCCTGACGGTCGGACCGTGGGCGAAGGTCTCAACGCTTCGGCTCTTGCGTTCGATCCTCGACGTGGCCCACCAGGACGGCCGCATTCACCGCAACCCCGCCATCGGCGTCTCAGCGGGGCGCATTCCCGAGCGAGAACGTCACCGCTACCTCACCGCGCAGGAGGTCCACACACTCGCTGCCGCGTGCGGCGACCAGGGCGACATCGTCGTCGTCCTCGCCTACACCGGCCTGCGCTGGTCTGAACTCGTCGGCCTCCGCGTCAAGGACGTCGATCTGGTTGCCCGCCGGATCTATGTTCGACGCGCCGCACCGGAGGTTGAAGGACGCATCGTCATCGGGCCTCCGAAAACCCGTTCCGGCATCCGAACCGTCCCACTCCCGCAAGTCGTCGTCGACGCCCTCACACGGCGCATCAGCGGTCGCGCTCCTGACGAGCCTGCCGTCACCTCACCCAACGGAGCAATGCTGCGATCCAACAACTGGCGCAGGCACACGCACTGGAACAAGGCACTCAAGAAAACGCACCTGGCTCCGCTGACCATTCACGAGCTGCGCCACACCTACGCCAGTCTCGCCAGAAAGTCCGGCGCTGATCTGCGGTACGTACAGAAGACCATGGGCCATTCGACGCCGACGGTGACCGCGAACATCTACAGCGACCTCTACGCCGACGAGCTGGACCACGTGGCAACCAACCTCGATCAGCTCCACGCGAATGAGGTGCACACACCGACGACCGGACAAGAACCGGACGAATCTAACCAACAACCGAGTGCATAA
- a CDS encoding oxygenase MpaB family protein has product MTQDTSETCPVTSGSKRVDREIDSGCPVAPGGYDVPPVPLGPDSLTWKYFGDWRGLLQGPWAGSMQNMHPQLGAAVEEHSTFFRERWPRLLRSLYPIGGVVFDTARAPRTGAEVRDYHTDIKGVDAQGRRYHALNPDVFYWAHSTFFMGTLIVAERLCGGITEAEKRQLFDEHVEWYRMYGMSMRPVPETWEDFQKYWDHMCHDVLENNFAARAVLDLSELPKPPWADKMPEWMWRLQRRLVGPFFVWFTVGLYDPPVRTLMGYTWTARDEWLHRRLGELVHVAFSLLPKRRRMHPRARAGWDRVNGRVPADSPLPETPARNLPPLDERDNPMHYCPKV; this is encoded by the coding sequence GTGACTCAAGATACTTCTGAGACATGCCCGGTGACCAGCGGGTCCAAGCGCGTCGACCGGGAGATCGATTCCGGCTGTCCGGTCGCGCCGGGGGGCTACGACGTCCCGCCCGTCCCGTTGGGACCCGACTCGCTGACGTGGAAGTACTTCGGCGACTGGCGTGGTCTGCTCCAGGGCCCGTGGGCGGGCTCGATGCAGAACATGCATCCTCAGCTCGGCGCCGCGGTCGAGGAGCACTCGACCTTCTTCCGCGAACGGTGGCCGCGCCTGCTGCGGTCCTTGTATCCGATCGGCGGGGTCGTGTTCGACACCGCCCGGGCGCCACGAACGGGCGCCGAGGTCCGCGACTACCACACCGACATCAAAGGTGTTGACGCGCAAGGGCGTCGGTATCACGCCCTGAACCCCGACGTCTTCTACTGGGCGCACTCGACGTTCTTCATGGGAACGCTCATCGTGGCGGAGCGCCTCTGCGGGGGAATCACGGAGGCGGAGAAACGCCAACTGTTCGACGAGCACGTCGAGTGGTACCGCATGTACGGGATGAGCATGCGCCCGGTGCCCGAGACGTGGGAGGACTTTCAGAAGTACTGGGACCACATGTGCCACGACGTGTTGGAGAACAACTTCGCGGCACGCGCCGTGCTGGACCTGTCGGAACTGCCCAAGCCGCCGTGGGCCGACAAGATGCCGGAGTGGATGTGGCGTCTGCAGCGAAGGCTCGTCGGGCCCTTCTTCGTCTGGTTCACCGTCGGCCTGTACGACCCGCCGGTCCGGACGCTGATGGGATACACCTGGACGGCGCGAGACGAATGGTTGCACCGACGGCTCGGCGAGCTGGTGCACGTCGCGTTCTCGCTGCTCCCCAAACGCCGCCGCATGCATCCCCGCGCCCGTGCGGGCTGGGACCGCGTCAACGGTCGCGTCCCCGCCGACTCGCCGCTGCCCGAGACGCCGGCGCGCAACCTGCCGCCGCTCGACGAGCGGGACAACCCGATGCACTACTGCCCCAAGGTCTGA
- a CDS encoding SpoIIE family protein phosphatase: MTAGAPSDGPMQPVAGGGDWRRATGLFMAVAVPYAVGAALSWQTFGAALGPAFFPPAGVTLAAMLLTRRSLWPVIVAAIVVAEMGVDLAFGASGWSAAGFALANSVAPVVGAAVTGALCGGVPDLRLRGDLSRFLGGGCVVGPLVGALIGASVVAAGGQVWWPGSLLHWWAGDGVGAMVVGAPILLWTRQKHVLRNRRGETVFVLALTAGLATAAFWFSTPPSLVLLPVLAWAAFRLDVIGAALAGLVFAFVANYMTDAGMGTFAALVMSPAARLAVAQAFIAVAVLMAMLMAQEAAGRLAAVKQRQSEQRERARLETLARLAQLLGAALTPEQIGDAVAGQVLSDAGAQGFALGLVDDHRQQLVWVCMAGYPAEVVTTAGGGVALTKVAAACDAVRTGTPTVFSSPAEYQARYPQNSQWLVSSGATALVDWPLTSAAKTIGVLHLMWARPQPLDSAQLAYASAVATMIGQALVRAQIYADEHAMASVLHAAVLPTTATDIPELDVTVCYEPADAVHGLGGDWYDVMALPENRTFLAVGDVVGHGLPAVEDMVQLRTAARAMAVQGLQPAAMLAHLNEFTRYATSGRFATMIVAIFDPLAGSLTYGSAGHPPALLRRAGDTRVTELLGGRGPVLGPICGASFAESVLTITTGDIVIMYTDGLIERRGRDLDTGVAEVSDAISSWPSGTSLQGECRRLIESSAPAPRDDDVCVVAVRCLPRT, from the coding sequence ATGACAGCTGGCGCGCCGTCGGACGGGCCGATGCAACCGGTGGCGGGCGGCGGCGATTGGCGGCGCGCGACAGGGTTGTTCATGGCCGTCGCGGTGCCATACGCCGTCGGCGCAGCGCTGTCCTGGCAGACGTTCGGCGCGGCGCTGGGACCGGCGTTCTTCCCTCCGGCAGGGGTCACGCTCGCCGCGATGTTGCTGACCCGGCGCTCGCTGTGGCCGGTGATCGTGGCTGCGATCGTCGTGGCGGAGATGGGTGTAGACCTCGCGTTCGGCGCCAGCGGCTGGTCGGCCGCGGGGTTCGCGTTGGCGAACTCCGTCGCGCCGGTGGTGGGTGCTGCGGTCACCGGCGCCCTCTGCGGAGGCGTTCCGGACTTGCGCCTCAGGGGTGATCTCAGTAGGTTCCTCGGCGGCGGCTGTGTGGTGGGTCCGTTGGTGGGCGCCTTGATCGGCGCGTCGGTCGTCGCGGCAGGCGGTCAGGTGTGGTGGCCAGGGAGTTTGCTGCATTGGTGGGCGGGGGATGGCGTCGGGGCGATGGTCGTCGGCGCGCCGATATTGCTGTGGACTCGTCAAAAACACGTGCTGCGCAACCGGCGCGGCGAAACGGTGTTCGTGCTCGCCCTTACCGCCGGGCTGGCGACGGCAGCGTTCTGGTTCAGTACTCCACCCTCCTTGGTGCTGCTGCCGGTGCTGGCGTGGGCGGCCTTTCGGCTCGACGTGATCGGCGCCGCGCTGGCGGGATTGGTATTCGCGTTCGTCGCCAACTACATGACCGACGCGGGTATGGGGACGTTCGCCGCGTTGGTGATGTCGCCGGCGGCGCGGCTTGCGGTGGCGCAGGCCTTCATCGCGGTCGCGGTCTTGATGGCGATGTTGATGGCACAGGAGGCCGCGGGGCGCCTGGCCGCAGTCAAACAACGGCAATCCGAGCAGCGGGAACGGGCGCGTTTGGAGACGTTGGCCCGACTCGCACAGTTGTTGGGTGCAGCGCTGACCCCAGAGCAGATCGGCGATGCGGTCGCGGGCCAGGTTCTCAGCGACGCCGGCGCACAAGGCTTCGCCCTGGGTCTGGTGGACGACCACCGGCAGCAACTGGTGTGGGTGTGTATGGCCGGCTACCCCGCCGAGGTGGTGACCACGGCGGGCGGCGGCGTCGCGCTCACGAAAGTTGCCGCAGCATGCGATGCAGTGCGCACCGGCACACCGACCGTGTTCAGCAGCCCAGCCGAGTACCAGGCCCGATATCCGCAGAACTCGCAGTGGTTGGTCAGCAGTGGCGCGACCGCGCTGGTGGACTGGCCGTTGACGTCGGCCGCGAAGACGATTGGCGTGTTGCACCTGATGTGGGCTCGGCCTCAGCCCCTGGACTCCGCGCAGTTGGCGTACGCGTCTGCGGTCGCCACGATGATCGGCCAGGCCCTCGTGAGGGCGCAGATCTACGCCGACGAGCACGCGATGGCCTCGGTGCTGCACGCGGCCGTGCTGCCCACCACGGCGACCGACATTCCCGAGTTGGACGTAACGGTCTGCTACGAACCTGCCGACGCCGTGCACGGTCTCGGCGGAGATTGGTACGACGTGATGGCGTTGCCGGAGAACCGGACGTTCTTGGCAGTGGGCGATGTCGTCGGGCACGGATTGCCAGCGGTGGAGGACATGGTGCAGTTGCGCACCGCGGCTCGCGCGATGGCGGTACAGGGTTTGCAACCCGCGGCCATGCTCGCCCATCTCAACGAGTTCACCCGCTATGCGACCAGCGGGAGATTCGCCACCATGATCGTCGCGATCTTCGACCCGTTGGCCGGGTCCCTGACCTACGGCTCGGCGGGGCATCCGCCGGCCTTGCTCCGCCGAGCGGGCGACACACGCGTCACGGAGTTGTTGGGAGGGCGCGGGCCCGTGCTCGGTCCCATCTGCGGCGCCTCGTTCGCCGAAAGCGTCCTGACGATCACGACCGGCGACATCGTGATCATGTACACCGACGGACTGATCGAACGCCGCGGCCGCGATTTGGACACAGGTGTCGCAGAAGTGAGCGACGCGATTTCAAGCTGGCCAAGCGGTACATCACTGCAGGGCGAATGTCGAAGGCTGATCGAATCATCTGCGCCCGCACCTCGCGACGACGACGTCTGCGTCGTCGCGGTTCGGTGCTTGCCACGAACGTAG
- a CDS encoding acyl-ACP desaturase gives MSPELTDLQLLHELEPVVEDNINRHMRMRKDWNPHDYIPWSDGKNYYALGGQDWDPDQSKLSEVAQISMLQNLLTEDNLPSYHREIAMNFSMDGPWGYWVNRWTAEENRHGIALRDYLVVTRAIDPLELEELRLEQVTRGFSPGQGPQGEMFAESLFDSVIYVTFQELATRVSHRNTGKACNETVADQLLQRVSADENLHMIFYRDVSAAGLDFAPNQAMKSLHRVLRNFKMPGYTVPEFRRKAVIIAVGGVYDPRIHLDDVVMPVLKKWRIFEREDFTGEAAAMRDDLGKLVEELEDTCQKFEIAKERRLERERKMAEKKAMKNLLVTSSAS, from the coding sequence ATGTCGCCGGAGTTGACCGACCTGCAGCTACTGCACGAACTCGAACCGGTTGTCGAGGACAACATCAACCGCCACATGCGGATGCGCAAGGACTGGAATCCGCACGACTACATCCCATGGTCGGACGGCAAGAACTACTACGCCCTCGGCGGCCAGGACTGGGATCCGGATCAGTCGAAGCTCTCCGAGGTCGCGCAGATCTCGATGTTGCAGAACCTGCTGACCGAGGACAACCTGCCGTCCTACCACCGCGAGATCGCGATGAACTTCAGCATGGACGGCCCCTGGGGTTACTGGGTCAACCGATGGACGGCCGAGGAGAATCGGCACGGCATCGCCCTGCGCGACTACCTCGTCGTCACTCGCGCCATCGATCCGTTGGAGCTCGAGGAGCTGCGCCTCGAGCAGGTGACGCGCGGCTTCAGCCCCGGCCAGGGCCCGCAGGGTGAGATGTTCGCCGAGAGCCTCTTCGACTCGGTCATCTACGTCACGTTCCAGGAACTGGCCACCCGGGTGTCGCACCGCAACACCGGTAAGGCGTGCAACGAAACCGTCGCCGACCAACTGCTGCAACGGGTTTCGGCTGACGAGAACCTGCACATGATCTTCTACCGCGACGTGAGCGCGGCGGGTCTGGACTTCGCCCCGAACCAGGCGATGAAGTCCCTGCACCGGGTACTACGCAATTTCAAGATGCCCGGCTACACGGTGCCCGAGTTCCGTCGCAAGGCGGTCATCATCGCGGTCGGCGGCGTGTACGACCCTCGCATCCACCTCGACGACGTGGTGATGCCCGTGCTGAAGAAGTGGCGCATCTTCGAGCGTGAGGACTTCACCGGCGAGGCGGCCGCGATGCGCGACGACCTCGGCAAGCTCGTCGAGGAACTCGAGGACACCTGCCAGAAGTTCGAGATCGCCAAGGAACGGCGACTCGAACGCGAGCGCAAGAT
- a CDS encoding FtsK/SpoIIIE domain-containing protein, with amino-acid sequence MNPDPYTPMGSDTPLRFDHLLHLLKGFALCMVIVVIITGAALTYWRLHSPDTYQERFATPARLLRWRLWAHISWQRLCKRCRLSASEQVTRRDKEGRQVASTQWFHPKLLGTAVSHTSLHLTVRARMGQTVDELERAVPAIRDAAGAHSARSVVISPGTLRIELVMREQLSTVCTAAPPTAVATTRVTLGRCENGSAWTLPLSGRHTLTVGCSGAGKGSVFWGIAGGLGPAVAAGLVRLVGIDLKYGIELSVGSGLFTKIATTEADAVETLAALEKVMNKRGAAMAGRKREHTATTSTPLVVLLIDELAGMTAYMSDAALRKEAAASLSRILTKGRALGIVVAAFLQDPRKEVLPMRGLFTQTIALRLRSREEVTMVLGDGMADSAPAQRISPDKPGTGYVVAEDGQVTRVRADYWTDDQIRSTAKRYGRGLSTGGRAA; translated from the coding sequence ATGAATCCCGATCCGTACACACCTATGGGTTCTGACACCCCGCTGCGGTTCGACCACCTGCTGCACTTACTCAAGGGCTTCGCCCTCTGCATGGTGATCGTCGTCATCATCACTGGGGCAGCTCTGACCTACTGGCGGCTGCACTCACCGGACACCTACCAGGAACGGTTCGCCACCCCTGCCCGGCTCCTGCGCTGGCGGCTCTGGGCGCACATTTCATGGCAGCGACTGTGCAAGCGCTGCCGCTTGTCGGCCTCCGAGCAGGTCACCCGCCGCGACAAGGAAGGACGGCAAGTCGCGTCGACGCAGTGGTTTCATCCAAAGCTGTTGGGAACAGCGGTATCTCACACCAGTCTGCATCTGACGGTGCGAGCACGGATGGGGCAGACCGTCGACGAATTGGAGCGCGCGGTTCCCGCGATCCGCGACGCTGCGGGCGCACACTCGGCGCGGTCGGTTGTCATCTCCCCCGGGACGCTTCGGATCGAACTGGTCATGCGAGAACAGTTGTCCACGGTATGTACTGCCGCTCCCCCGACAGCTGTTGCGACGACGCGAGTCACGCTCGGCCGGTGCGAGAACGGATCAGCCTGGACCCTGCCCTTGAGCGGCCGACACACACTCACCGTGGGTTGCTCAGGTGCAGGCAAAGGCTCTGTCTTCTGGGGCATCGCTGGTGGGCTCGGTCCCGCCGTTGCCGCCGGCCTGGTTCGGCTTGTGGGAATCGATCTGAAGTACGGCATCGAATTGTCGGTTGGCTCCGGTCTGTTCACCAAGATCGCGACCACCGAAGCCGACGCTGTGGAAACCCTTGCCGCGCTGGAGAAGGTGATGAACAAGCGCGGCGCTGCGATGGCCGGTCGTAAGCGTGAGCACACTGCCACCACGTCCACCCCTCTCGTGGTGTTGCTGATCGACGAACTGGCCGGAATGACGGCGTACATGAGCGACGCCGCACTGCGTAAAGAAGCTGCCGCCTCGTTGTCGCGAATTCTCACGAAAGGCCGCGCCCTGGGCATCGTGGTGGCCGCGTTCCTCCAAGATCCCCGTAAGGAGGTCCTTCCGATGCGAGGACTGTTCACCCAGACCATTGCGCTCCGACTCCGTTCCCGCGAAGAAGTCACGATGGTCCTCGGCGATGGGATGGCCGATAGCGCACCCGCACAACGGATCAGCCCCGACAAACCGGGTACCGGCTATGTCGTCGCCGAAGACGGACAGGTGACCAGGGTGCGAGCCGACTACTGGACGGACGACCAAATCCGCTCCACTGCAAAGCGATACGGCCGGGGACTCTCAACTGGAGGGAGGGCAGCATAG
- a CDS encoding helix-turn-helix transcriptional regulator, translated as MPTHGLRDLLATGTFPELLTAEQVSELLGISAATLNRWASLREATGEQVGPPCYTLSERVRRWDCAEVRAWLKQVRR; from the coding sequence ATGCCCACCCACGGCCTCCGAGACCTCCTCGCCACCGGCACCTTCCCCGAACTACTCACCGCAGAACAGGTATCGGAGCTTCTCGGCATTTCGGCCGCGACACTGAACCGCTGGGCCTCGCTGCGCGAAGCCACCGGGGAGCAAGTCGGCCCACCCTGCTACACGTTGTCGGAACGGGTGCGCCGTTGGGACTGCGCCGAGGTCCGGGCCTGGCTGAAGCAGGTGCGTCGGTAA
- a CDS encoding plasmid replication, integration and excision activator encodes MSIPRWLQIGHEQVFSCGAFVVSEVTPMIDFDKSSGENRVQARDRDTGIPMWQVEVLDGDPTAPKRSRTVTVKFAASVQPIAPTNSSGTPFTPVIFEGLTALPYIEKSGDFSRIAWSFRATDMKAPGKPSAASNSGRESA; translated from the coding sequence ATGTCCATCCCTAGATGGCTCCAGATCGGGCACGAACAGGTGTTTTCATGCGGTGCGTTCGTCGTGTCAGAGGTGACGCCGATGATCGACTTCGACAAGTCCTCGGGCGAGAACCGCGTACAGGCAAGAGACCGCGACACGGGCATACCAATGTGGCAGGTCGAAGTGCTCGACGGGGACCCGACAGCACCGAAGCGCAGTCGCACGGTGACGGTGAAGTTCGCCGCGTCAGTGCAACCCATTGCACCCACCAATTCCAGCGGAACACCCTTCACCCCTGTGATTTTCGAGGGACTGACGGCCCTGCCATACATCGAAAAGTCGGGTGACTTCTCGCGGATCGCATGGTCGTTCCGAGCCACGGACATGAAGGCGCCGGGCAAGCCGTCAGCGGCGTCTAACTCAGGCCGGGAGTCCGCATGA
- a CDS encoding multicopper oxidase family protein: MRSERRGLSRRTFLAASVVAAASSACAGHPGSARRVDPAARDAAITTTEAARPHTGRTVTAALTPQSVDVDLGGPIARTLAFGDAVPAPVIRANVGDEVAVTVANRLDHPTSVHWHGIAIRNDMDGAEPATPNIPAGGDFTYRFSVPDAGTHWAHPHTNGLDADRGLYVPLIVDDPAEPGRYDAEWIVVLDDWTDGVGPSPQQIYDGLHRMGGMSGMGPMAMGRGGTSALLGGDAGDVSYPYYLINGRIPAAPTTFSAKPGQRIRLRIINAGSDTAFRVALAGHPMTVTHTDGYPVTPMDVDAVLVGMGERYDVVVTAGDGVFPLVAMAEGKNALARALLVTGAGSAPDAALLPAELNGQVGTVDILTAAPQAQLDRAPADVALAAVLTGGMMGYAWAINGRSHPDDEPLMIYEGQRATLTFENRTAMWHPMHLHGHTFEVTGPNGRPGPSKDTVIVRPWQTVGVALVADNPGTWMLHCHNGYHQEAGMMTSLDYAV; encoded by the coding sequence ATGCGCAGCGAGCGGCGAGGGCTGAGCAGGCGGACCTTCCTGGCCGCCAGCGTGGTTGCGGCGGCCTCGTCGGCCTGCGCAGGCCATCCGGGGAGTGCGCGCCGGGTCGACCCCGCCGCGAGGGACGCCGCGATCACGACCACCGAGGCCGCACGTCCCCATACCGGTCGCACCGTGACCGCCGCGCTCACCCCACAATCCGTGGACGTCGACCTCGGCGGGCCCATCGCCCGCACCCTCGCCTTCGGTGATGCAGTACCGGCGCCCGTCATTCGGGCCAACGTCGGAGACGAGGTGGCGGTGACCGTCGCCAACAGACTCGACCACCCGACATCGGTGCACTGGCACGGCATCGCCATCCGCAACGACATGGACGGCGCCGAGCCTGCCACCCCTAACATCCCGGCGGGGGGCGACTTCACCTACCGGTTCTCGGTTCCCGACGCCGGGACCCATTGGGCGCATCCGCATACCAATGGTCTCGACGCCGACCGGGGGCTGTACGTCCCGCTGATCGTCGACGACCCGGCCGAACCGGGTAGATACGACGCCGAGTGGATCGTGGTGCTCGATGACTGGACCGACGGCGTCGGGCCGTCCCCGCAGCAGATCTACGACGGCCTGCACCGCATGGGGGGCATGTCCGGAATGGGACCGATGGCCATGGGCCGCGGCGGGACCAGTGCCCTACTCGGCGGCGACGCGGGCGACGTCAGCTATCCCTACTACCTGATCAACGGTCGCATCCCGGCCGCACCCACGACCTTCTCCGCGAAGCCGGGTCAGCGAATCAGGCTGCGAATCATCAACGCTGGATCGGATACTGCCTTCCGGGTGGCCCTGGCCGGCCACCCGATGACCGTCACCCATACCGACGGCTATCCGGTGACGCCGATGGACGTCGATGCGGTGCTGGTCGGAATGGGCGAACGGTACGACGTCGTCGTGACCGCTGGCGATGGCGTGTTCCCGTTGGTGGCGATGGCCGAGGGCAAGAACGCCCTCGCCCGCGCGCTGCTGGTGACGGGCGCGGGGAGTGCACCCGACGCGGCTCTCTTGCCGGCCGAGCTCAACGGCCAAGTGGGGACCGTCGACATTCTCACCGCCGCGCCGCAGGCCCAATTGGACCGGGCCCCGGCGGACGTCGCGCTAGCGGCCGTGCTCACGGGCGGCATGATGGGCTACGCCTGGGCAATCAACGGACGGTCCCACCCCGACGATGAGCCGCTCATGATCTACGAGGGCCAACGGGCCACGCTGACGTTCGAGAACCGGACTGCGATGTGGCATCCGATGCATCTCCACGGCCACACCTTCGAGGTGACCGGACCGAACGGGCGACCGGGGCCGAGTAAGGACACCGTCATCGTGCGGCCCTGGCAGACGGTTGGCGTCGCACTTGTGGCCGACAACCCCGGCACGTGGATGTTGCACTGCCACAATGGTTATCACCAGGAGGCTGGCATGATGACGAGCCTGGACTACGCGGTGTGA
- a CDS encoding serine/threonine-protein kinase: MAARELIGGRYEIRGVLGRGGMATVYDGWDTRLQRPVAVKLLHPAFSADPECRARIEFEARSAAALNHPNIVVVHDGGHDAQRGGTPYLIMERLPGRTLLDLIARGALSPQYVRGVLGDVLAGLSVAHAAGILHRDVKPANIVLGAAGEAKIADFGIAKSGDTDLTSVGQMVGTMAYLSPERIAGQPATPLDDLYAVGAVGYEALTGRMPFPQPDPASLMRAIVEHQLPPLTAVRPDIDPHLAGVIDRAMAPDPRHRFPDADTMRAALQSVRPPTLILPAPLAGAVAPMSGVMVPPPPGRRRKVLAGLAIGAALILGLVLVIAEVTTSRPATSETPLTTPPTSVSTSVVAPPTTTPTLTLAPVPQERPGNGPGGGPKKPKPERGE, encoded by the coding sequence GTGGCTGCTCGGGAACTCATCGGAGGGCGATACGAGATCCGCGGCGTTCTCGGACGCGGCGGGATGGCCACGGTGTACGACGGTTGGGACACGCGTCTGCAGCGTCCCGTCGCGGTGAAGCTGTTGCACCCGGCGTTCAGCGCGGACCCGGAGTGCCGGGCACGGATCGAATTCGAGGCCAGATCAGCCGCAGCGCTGAACCATCCCAACATCGTCGTCGTCCACGACGGTGGTCACGATGCCCAACGCGGTGGTACGCCATACCTGATCATGGAGCGCCTACCCGGGCGGACCCTGCTGGACCTCATCGCCCGCGGCGCGCTGTCGCCGCAGTACGTGCGCGGCGTGTTGGGGGACGTCCTGGCGGGGCTGAGCGTCGCCCACGCCGCGGGCATCCTGCACCGCGACGTCAAACCGGCCAACATCGTGTTAGGGGCAGCGGGGGAGGCGAAGATCGCCGACTTCGGCATCGCGAAGTCGGGTGATACCGACCTGACCAGCGTCGGTCAGATGGTCGGAACGATGGCCTACCTCAGCCCGGAACGCATCGCCGGGCAGCCCGCCACCCCGCTCGACGACCTGTACGCCGTGGGCGCGGTTGGGTACGAGGCGCTGACCGGGCGCATGCCGTTCCCCCAACCCGACCCGGCCTCTCTGATGCGGGCCATCGTCGAACACCAGCTGCCGCCGCTGACGGCCGTGCGTCCCGACATCGATCCCCACCTCGCCGGCGTCATCGACCGCGCCATGGCCCCGGACCCCCGGCACCGCTTCCCCGACGCCGACACCATGCGTGCGGCGCTGCAGTCGGTACGGCCACCGACGCTGATCCTTCCCGCTCCGCTGGCGGGCGCGGTTGCGCCGATGAGCGGCGTCATGGTGCCGCCACCTCCAGGAAGACGACGAAAGGTGTTGGCGGGGTTGGCGATTGGCGCTGCGCTGATACTCGGGCTGGTGCTGGTCATCGCGGAGGTGACGACGTCCCGCCCCGCCACGTCGGAGACACCCCTGACGACTCCGCCGACGTCGGTGAGTACGTCGGTCGTCGCACCACCGACCACCACGCCGACGCTCACCCTTGCGCCGGTGCCGCAGGAGCGGCCGGGGAACGGACCGGGCGGGGGTCCCAAGAAACCGAAGCCCGAGCGGGGCGAGTGA
- a CDS encoding TetR/AcrR family transcriptional regulator yields MPSGQRRGRWSGVPLHDRQALRRDELITAGVNVLGGESGSALTVRAVCRSAGLTERYFYESFQDRDDFVRAVYDHVCSTAMTALTSSTTPRDAVERFVALMVDDPVRGRVLLIAPEREPVLTKSGAEWMPSFIQLLQHKLTQISDPAVQAMVATGLVGALTALFTAYLNGRLEATREQFIDYCVDMLLSRASSHSGYSPGAPGV; encoded by the coding sequence GTGCCTTCCGGTCAACGACGGGGACGCTGGTCCGGTGTCCCGCTGCACGACCGGCAGGCGCTTCGCCGCGACGAACTCATTACCGCAGGAGTGAACGTTCTCGGCGGCGAGAGCGGCTCGGCGCTCACCGTGCGCGCCGTGTGCCGTTCCGCCGGACTCACCGAACGCTACTTCTACGAGAGCTTCCAAGACCGCGACGACTTCGTCCGGGCGGTGTACGACCACGTCTGCAGCACCGCCATGACTGCCCTGACGTCCTCGACCACCCCGCGCGACGCCGTCGAGAGATTCGTCGCCCTCATGGTCGACGATCCCGTGCGGGGGCGGGTGCTCCTGATCGCACCGGAACGGGAGCCCGTCTTGACGAAGTCCGGCGCGGAGTGGATGCCGAGCTTCATTCAGCTGCTGCAACACAAGCTGACGCAGATCAGTGACCCCGCAGTCCAAGCGATGGTCGCGACAGGACTCGTCGGCGCGCTCACCGCATTGTTCACGGCCTACCTCAACGGCCGCCTGGAGGCCACCCGCGAGCAGTTCATCGACTATTGCGTCGACATGCTGCTCAGCCGGGCGTCGAGCCACTCGGGCTATTCGCCGGGGGCGCCTGGCGTCTGA